The following DNA comes from Deltaproteobacteria bacterium.
TCGACGTGAGGCCGTAGGCGTAGCGCAGGTCGAGCGAGATGCCGGTGCCTTTGCCGATCAACCACTCGGCCCCGAGCCCTGCGGCGGCCGCCACATTGAACGGCTTGAGCGAGTCCTCGTAGTCGACGCCGTCGGTGCCGATCATCCGGCGCGCGTCGATCACCACGGACGCGATCGGGCCGAGGTAGGCGTACGGCTGGATCGGCCCGGTGAGCGGAATGTCGTAGCGCCCGAACACCGGAACCTCGAAGTAGGTCGCGATGATGTCCGACTCGCGGCCGGACTCGTTGAGCACCGCGTCCGTTCCCCCCGTCTCGGTGACGGCGGCTTCGACTTGCAGGTCGATGCCGCTGCCGAAGCTGTAGACGAAGTAGTAACCGAGCGTCGCGCCGACATGGCTCCCGGCCTTGTCGGTCACGTCGCCGCCGAGGCTGCCGACCGCGAGCCCCCCCTTGACGCCGTTGTGCCAGCGCGCGGCGCCGGCGGCGTCGCCGGTCGGCTGGGTCGCGGTGGCGGATTGAGCCAGCGCCGGCAGCGGCGCGAGCGCGGAGCACAAAGCGAGAGCGCATGCGGTGCGTGTCATCGCGGCGCATTGTAATCAGATCGACGAGGCGCGCAACGGCTTCGCCGCGCCGGAACGGCATCGCAGTCCGGCGGCCAGGGGGCGTGCGCCGGCCGCCGCCGCCGCGTCACCGGCCGCCCGCCGGGCGCCGGCAGCGCGCGAGGCCGCGGCGAGCCGCCGCCGCGACCGCGCGGTCGTCCAGGTTGGCGGCTCGGCCGAGCAGCCGCGCCGCGCCGGGCGGGCACAGCCGTCCGAGGCCCTCGATCGCCGCCGCCTGCACGGCGGGGAAAGCGTCGTCGACCGCGGCCTGCTCCACGGCGGGCACCGCCCGCGCGCCGCACGCGTCGACCGCTGCCGCCAGCGCCGCGGCAGCTACCCGGACGGCGCGGGAGTCGTCCCACGCCTGGCCGCGGATCGTGCGGAACGCGCTCAGCAGCGGCTCGCACACGGGCCCACCGGCCGCGGCCGCGAGCGCGACGGCGCGCGCGCGGACGTGCGGGTCGCGGCCGCGGTCGCGGGCGATCGCGAGCGCGAGGTCGGCTGCGCGCGGGTCGCGACAGGCGAACAGGCTGGCGAGCGCGGCGGTCTGCA
Coding sequences within:
- a CDS encoding PorT family protein encodes the protein MTRTACALALCSALAPLPALAQSATATQPTGDAAGAARWHNGVKGGLAVGSLGGDVTDKAGSHVGATLGYYFVYSFGSGIDLQVEAAVTETGGTDAVLNESGRESDIIATYFEVPVFGRYDIPLTGPIQPYAYLGPIASVVIDARRMIGTDGVDYEDSLKPFNVAAAAGLGAEWLIGKGTGISLDLRYAYGLTSIDDANLGSIKTRTFTATFGIWK